One Luteibacter sp. 9135 DNA segment encodes these proteins:
- a CDS encoding thioesterase II family protein — MLSSSPWTMAFKPNTQARMRLFCIPYAGAGASAYRDWHASIRDDVEVVGIQLPGRENRFSEPHPGSIDDIVGQLSEVIAQYADKPFVLFGHSLGALVGYELTRAFQQLRGTAPRHLIVSGTRAPRCPRRDEPIHQLDDDTFLERIKSFNGTPPSLLQDVELMKLFTPLLRADFRAAESYRYVDRGLVGCPVTVLGGDEDDGVPLDDLRAWSSMCRSSCGVHVFRGDHFFIHEHKAAVIEIVNGVFDGLLSKGRAQSPAPRGLLEEGLM; from the coding sequence ATGTTGAGTTCCAGCCCTTGGACCATGGCGTTCAAGCCCAATACGCAAGCGCGGATGCGCCTTTTCTGCATCCCATATGCGGGTGCCGGGGCGTCCGCATACCGTGATTGGCATGCGTCGATTCGCGACGACGTCGAGGTTGTCGGCATCCAGTTGCCCGGGCGCGAGAACCGCTTTTCGGAGCCTCATCCCGGTTCGATCGACGACATCGTCGGCCAGCTCAGCGAAGTTATCGCCCAGTACGCCGACAAGCCATTTGTGCTGTTCGGGCATAGCCTTGGCGCGCTTGTCGGCTATGAGCTGACGCGGGCCTTCCAACAGCTGCGCGGCACGGCCCCTCGCCACCTCATCGTGTCCGGCACGCGGGCACCCCGCTGTCCGCGGCGGGACGAGCCTATCCACCAACTGGATGACGATACGTTTCTGGAGCGAATCAAGTCCTTCAACGGCACGCCGCCATCGTTGCTTCAGGACGTGGAGTTGATGAAGCTCTTCACACCGTTGCTGCGTGCCGACTTTCGCGCTGCGGAATCCTACCGGTATGTCGATCGTGGGCTCGTCGGGTGCCCGGTTACCGTGCTGGGTGGCGACGAGGATGATGGCGTGCCGCTGGACGACCTTCGTGCCTGGTCGTCCATGTGTCGATCGTCGTGCGGTGTGCACGTCTTCCGCGGCGATCATTTCTTTATCCACGAGCACAAGGCGGCGGTGATCGAGATCGTCAACGGGGTTTTCGACGGCCTGCTTTCGAAGGGCAGGGCGCAATCGCCGGCGCCACGAGGCCTGCTTGAAGAAGGCCTGATGTAA